A window of Solea solea chromosome 18, fSolSol10.1, whole genome shotgun sequence contains these coding sequences:
- the atr gene encoding serine/threonine-protein kinase ATR isoform X2, whose amino-acid sequence MEGLEMSAMIPALQELASASAAEYDQAVQKPRQILCQFIDRILTDVDVVALGLNKKSTSEPACVMLLDFVQHIVKSSSLMFANPACQPAEYPDTTQSCTDFSKWVAVRLLRVAAAPDCDVIHGRVSAVLCSLLHTLRVRAPFIFSRLSQELIFLAQDLSDIMYAHVVTLAGQGHSLGAHSQNQWPVTLQRFSISPGCTSSYLTPSPLVLSSPAALESLTAVASGVLTDALRGVVSRCDLSAAWEIACSILANGNTRLRKISMVMLRVLMELRGFPDMQSHEFFAAYLHLLETHPTANPCLDEKQSYEGELLRLTRCVFQLSGASHTHFEPMYLSQIFECVCTLGGKCVKLGTEVTESICLLFSFLLSIAPVYESAASLRRQRVTDVCRTLARTVGTENQAECAEGFLQAALKAETAMVMQKLRDGETAAKKSRKTTTSSFGKSSKTSDSAELDMRVQSNVWAVVNGRLEELLRFLNSDSSEPEATQTLSALGGLTLTLHLAALCSSPTSLSPLLWVSTETLSRALKSCHSVLEGDTQTVSNQDYFQSAVQMTVKVLDSIVYLTMSRECEDGLLQRVCALLSLPWVCENQSASAYKRSGFPSWLSALAQKLSFCYSPEVQVDCVSLLAILRHGVCETWRVCVFSKALQSPEEVVRAAAVRAFPLLLHHLGSAHHGLISSILLSKLQDRSEQVKSELARIIGQLSCVQADVSLLSDIQAESTCNPKILCLRLSLTAEHAKDSCLPLKAMVVRPFLPLLRQQAPSSVKQAFLDALPHLCQHVNLTGGDSDSRAVLCALIGLMEDSDSAVRIHFSQSVRFLLTESTRNSEQSSLSELLVARLKEAFNNAKLNKDDDLRNTLILTTGEIGRASQGTLVSFSLLRLLHCLLSKSSAVSVAAYTQIRALASAKGMKLQTLFSQYKNPICQFLVESLHSRHASALRSTPDQNSESANQKELALDILAQIAHAFDFPDLHRFLTRTLQVLLPYLAAKASSTGSSLIRTLANELKANRREILINNFKYIFSHLVCSCTKEELERAFHYLQSETEIELGSLLRQDFQGLHNELLLRLGEHYQQVFNGLAILASFASNDDPYQGPRDITTPERMADYLQPKLLGILAFFNMQLLSSSAGEKDRKKLALTSVMALMRLMGSKHISSVRVKMMTTLRTGLRYREDFPLLCCQTWDGFVRSVDPAHLGPLLSHVIVALLPLIPLQPKETAAIIRFLIMDNRDEVKDYLHEIYFLPDHPELQDIHSVLQDYKKLTASRSDLVAELQLSMRAVQHENVDVRIHALTSLRDMMHSNQEWLLRQVCASEAVEPVISSLVSVLLKGCQDSSPEARLLCGECLGELGAVDPGRLDLSHTLTHGDRNTFVSGVEDPNFAYDLLTEFTRTFLAYADDVRAQDSAAYAIQELLSIFECREGRTDSPGRRLWRRFPEHIQEILEPHLNSRYKSSQKEVNWSKLEKPVYLSNRGSRFSDWSATWAGYLISKVRHGLAGKVFTCCSFIIKHDYKVAIYLLPHILLYMLLGCTPAEQQEVTEEMLAVLTEGDGRAGLRVQETASSLSQLSIQTVFSMLSHLTQWSRHILYSKSKHNESGDYQRVVAFLKGIPQDVLAKAALRSKAYTRALMHFEAYILENKLNIQDHLTFLQTLYAAMHEPDGVRGVNALRREEPSLREQILEHESIGLLRDATACYDRAIQLESDQIGHYHGVMTSMLGLGQLSTVITQVNGVLANKPQWKSELNTYRMEAAWKLGKWDLLEDYLTSDHQSSTWSVRLGQLLLSAKKQDAGTFYEKLKLMRKEQVVPLSAASYECGTYQRGYEYIVRLHMLSELEHTFTELQKQRENSTPCLTQLPPHWADRLEMTQNSFRAKEPILALRRALLSLGSRSACQELVGECWLQSTRVARKAGHHQTAFNALLNAENTHLAELVTEKAKWLWSKGDAHQALIVLQKGVAQCFPDDESLTDPRSLQTKGKAMLLVGRFMEETANFESNAIMKVYKDVTTLLPEWEDGNFYLAKYYDKVMPMVTDNKMEKQGNLIRYIVMYFGKALHYGNQYIYQAMPRMLSLWLDFGAKVCECEKAGRMDRQMRQELTKINTVVTEHCSNLAPYQFLTAFSQLISRVCHSSDEVFSVLMTIVAKVFLAYPQQAMWLMTAVSKSSYPTRKNRCNQILKKAISLKQSLEKFIGDANRLTDKLLELCNKPVDGNSTTLSMSVHFKQLKRLVEEPTFSQILIPLQSVLIPTLPCTGGANTQHDAFPGHWAYLDGFDDIVEILASLQKPKKINLKGSDGRSYTMMCKPKDDLRKDCRLMEFNCLINKCLRKDAESRRRELHIRTYAVIPLNEECGIIEWVNNTAGLRHILTRLYKERGVNLSGKELRKLILPKTAPFEEKLRIHKEVLCARHLPVFHEWFLRTFPDPTSWYSSRSAYCRSTAVMSMVGYILGLGDRHGENILFDSFTGECVHVDFNCLFNKGETFDVPEVVPFRLTQNMVHAMGPMGTEGLFRQACEVTLRLMRDQREPLTSVLKTFLHDPLVEWSKQAKGLSKTQASETGEIVNEKAKTHVCDIEQRLQGVIKSRNKVLGLPLSIEGHVHYLIQEATDDKLLCQMYLGWGPYL is encoded by the exons ATGGAAGGACTGGAAATGTCCGCCATGATACCGGCACTTCAGGAGCTAGCTAG tgccaGCGCTGCTGAGTACGACCAGGCAGTGCAGAAACCCCGACAGATTCTCTGTCAGTTCATTGACAGGATACTGACAGATGTGGATGTCG TTGCTCTGGGTCTGAATAAAAAGTCCACATCAGAGCCAGCCTGTGTGATGCTGCTGGACTTTGTGCAGCATATAGTCAAGTCCTCATCGTTGATGTTCGCCAATCCTGCTTGCCAGCCTGCTGAGTATCCAGACaccacacagagctgcactg ACTTCAGTAAATGGGTGGCTGTGCGTTTGCTTCGTGTGGCAGCAGCTCCAGACTGTGATGTCATCCACGGACGGGTCTCTGCTGTGTTGTGCTCTTTACTTCACACACTGAGAGTCAGAGCACCGTTCATCTTCAGCCGTCTCAGTCAGGAACTCATATTTCTGGCCCAGGACCTCAGCGACATCATGTATGCTCATGTTGTCACTCTTGCAGGACAAGGACACTCTCTTGGTGCTCACTCACAGAACCAATGGCCTGTAACACTCCAGCGTTTCAGTATCTCCCCTGGTTGTACCTCCTCATACCTCACTCCTTCTCCTCTTGTACTCTCCTCGCCTGCTGCACTGGAGTCGTTGACTGCTGTGGCGAGTGGTGTTCTCACTGACGCTTTGAGGGGAGTGGTTTCGCGTTGTGACCTCAGTGCAGCCTGGGAAATTGCTTGCTCCATCCTCGCCAATGGCAACACCAGACTGAGAAAGATTTCCATGGTGATGCTGAGAGTACTCATGGAGCTGAGAGGATTTCCTGACATGCAATCCCATGAGTTCTTTGCAGCCTACCTTCACTTGCTGGAAACACACCCGACAGCAAATCCATGCTTAGATGAGAAGCAGTCCTATGAAGGGGAGCTACTACGCCTGACCCGCTGTGTGTTTCAGTTATCTGgtgcctctcacacacactttgagcCCATGTACCTCTCACAGatttttgagtgtgtttgtacTCTTGGAGGAAAATGTGTGAAGTTGGGGACAGAGGTTACTGAATCAATTTGCTTGCTGTTCAGCTTCTTACTATCTATTGCCCCAGTTTATGAGAGTGCTGCATCCTTAAGGAGGCAGCGAGTCACAGACGTCTGCAGGACACTGGCACGCACCGTCGGAACAGAAAATCAAGCTGAA TGTGCGGAGGGATTTCTCCAAGCGGCGCTCAAGGCTGAGACTGCTATGGTGATGCAGAAGTTAAGAGATGGAGAAACTGCTGCGAAGAAATCCCGCAAGACTACCACCAGCTCATTTGGCAAATCATCAAAAACGTCAGATTCAGC TGAGCTGGACATGCGTGTTCAGAGCAACGTGTGGGCTGTGGTTAACGGTCGTCTGGAGGAGTTGCTGAGATTTTTGAACTCGGATTCTAGTGAACCTGAAgccacacagactctctcaGCTCTGGGGGGGCTCACCCTCACCCTTCATCTGGCAGCCCTTTGCTCATCACCCACCAG tctttctcctctcctctgggtTTCTACTGAGACTCTGAGCAGAGCTCTAAAAAGCTGTCACTCAGTATTAGAAGGAGACACTCAAACTGTTTCAAACCAGGACTACTTTCAGTCTGCTGTTCAGATGACTGTCAAGGTCCTGGACTCTATCGTGTACCTGACAA TGAGCAGAGAATGTGAGGATGGGCtcctgcagcgtgtgtgtgcactgttatCTCTTCCCTGGGTGTGTGAGAATCAGTCTGCCTCAGCCTACAAGAGATCAGGATTCCCCTCCTGGCTTTCTGCCTTGGCTCAGAAGTTAAGCTTCTGTTATT CACCTGAGGTCCAGGTGgactgtgtgtcactgctggCCATACTACGTCAcggtgtgtgtgagacatggcgtgtgtgtgtattttccaaGGCACTGCAGAGTCCGGAAGAGGTGGTGAGAGCGGCTGCAGTTCGTGccttccctcttcttcttcatcacctgGGATCTGCACACCACGGCCTCATCAGCAGTATTCTGCT ttccAAGTTGCAGGACAGGTCGGAACAGGTGAAATCGGAGCTTGCGAGGATCATTGGTCAGCTGAGTTGTGTCCAAGCAGATGTCTCCCTGCTCAGTGACATTCAGGCAGAGTCCACCTGTAATCCCAAAATCCTCTGCCTCCGCCTCAGCCTCACAGCAGAGCATGCTAAGGACAGTTGTCTCCCACTGAAGGCGATGGTTGTCAGGCCATTTCTGCCGTTACTCAGACAGCAAGCTCCAAGTAGTGTCAAACAAG CTTTTCTAGACGCCTTGCCTCACCTTTGCCAACATGTGAATCTGACTGGTGGGGACAGCGACTCCAGGGCAGTTCTCTGTGCTCTGATTGGTCTAATGGAGGACTCGGATTCAGCTGTCCGAATACATTTCAGTCAATCAGTGCGTTTCCTGCTAACAGAGAGCACCAGAAACTCAGAGCAGAGCTCTCTGAGTGAG CTCCTGGTTGCGCGTCTTAAAGAAGCGTTCAACAATGCTAAACTCAACAAAGATGATGACCTGCGGAACACTCTCATCCTGACGACTGGGGAGATTGGCAG AGCATCTCAGGGTACTTTGGTGTCATTCTCTTTGTTGCGGTTGCTTCACTGTCTACTGTCCAAGTCGTCGGCAGTGTCTGTAGCTGCTTACACTCAGATCAGAGCTCTGGCTTCTGCCAAAGGAATGAAACTGCAAACCCTCTTCAGTCAGTACAAGAACCCTATTTGCCAG TTCCTGGTGGAGTCGCTTCACTCACGGCATGCGTCAGCCCTGCGAAGCACACCTGACCAGAACTCAgagtcagccaatcagaaagaGCTGGCACTGGACATCCTCGCTCAGATCGCACATGCTTTTGACTTTCCAGACCTCCACCGCTTCCTCACT AGGACCCTTCAGGTGCTCCTGCCCTACCTGGCAGCAAAGGCAAGCTCCACAGGATCTTCACTCATCCGAACACTGGCCAATGAGCTGAAGGCCAACAGGAGGGAGATCCTGATCAACAATTTCAAATACATCTTCAGCCATCTGGTCTGCTCCTGCACcaaggaggagctggagagagCTTTCCACTACCTGCAG agtgagacagagattGAACTGGGATCTTTGCTAAGGCAAGACTTCCAAGGTCTACacaatgagctgctgctgcgccTTGGAGAGCACTACCAGcag GTCTTTAATGGTCTGGCAATCCTGGCCTCCTTTGCATCCAACGATGACCCGTACCAGGGTCCCCGAGACATCACGACCCCAGAGCGCATG GCAGACTATCTTCAACCGAAGCTTCTGGGAATTCTTGCCTTTTTCAACATGCAGCTGCTCAGCTCTAGCGCAGGAGAGAAGGACCGCAAAAAGCTG GCTTTGACAAGTGTGATGGCTCTAATGCGACTGATGGGCTCCAAACACATCAGCTCTGTCAGAGTGAAGATGATGACCACACTCCGCACCGGCCTCCGATACAGAGAGGActtccctctgctctgctgcca GACGTGGGATGGTTTTGTGAGGAGTGTGGACCCTGCACACCTGGGTCctctgctgagtcatgtcatTGTAGCTCTCCTCCCCCTGATCCCTCTGCAGCCCAAGGAAACTGCTGCTATTATCCGCTTCCTCATCATGGATAACAG GGATGAAGTTAAGGACTACCTCCATGAGATTTACTTTCTACCTGATCATCCTGAGTTACAGGACATCCACAGTGTCCTGCAGGATTACAAGAAG CTGACGGCCAGCAGAAGTGACCTGGTGGCGGAGCTGCAGCTCTCCATGAGAGCCGTCCAACATGAAAATGTTGATGTGAGGATTCATGCTCTCACAAGCCTCAGGGACATGATGCACAGCAATCAG GAGTGGCTTCTGAGGCAGGTTTGTGCGAGTGAGGCGGTGGAGCCGGTCATCTCCAGTTTGGTGTCAGTGTTGCTAAAGGGCTGCCAGGACTCGTCCCCAGAGGCCAGACTTCTGTGTGGGGAGTGTCTGGGTGAGCTGGGCGCTGTGGACCCAGGACGCCTGGacttgtcacacacactcacacatggtGACCGCAACACATTTGTG AGTGGAGTTGAAGATCCCAACTTTGCCTACGACCTGCTCACTGAATTCACCAGAACTTTCCTGGCGTATGCTGACGATGTGAGAGCCCAGGACTCAGCTGCCTATGCAattcag gagctgctgtcCATCTTTGAATGTCGCGAGGGACGGACAGACTCTCCTGGTCGCCGTCTGTGGAGGAGATTTCCAGAGCACATCCAAGAAATACTGGAACCTCACCTCAACAGCAG ATATAAGAGCAGCCAGAAGGAGGTGAACTGGTCTAAGCTGGAGAAACCTGTGTACTTGAGTAACAGAGGCAGCAGGTTCTCTGACTGGTCAGCCACCTGGGCTGGATATCTGATCAGCAAG GTGAGACATGGGCTGGCCGGTAAGGTTTTCACCTGCTGTAGTTTCATCATCAAACACGACTACAAGGTCGCGATCTACCTGCTGCCTCATATTCTGCTCTACATGCTGCTGGGTTGCACGCCCGCAGAGCAACAGGAG GTGACAGAAGAAATGTTGGCCGTACTAACGGAGGGAGACGGAAGAGCGGGCCTGCGAGTGCAGGAGACGGCGTCGAGCCTGTCCCAGCTCAGCATTCAGACGGTGTTCAGCATGTTGTCTCACCTCACACAGTGGAGCCGCCACATCCTCTACTCCAAATCAAAACACAACG AGAGTGGGGATTATCAGCGTGTGGTGGCCTTCCTGAAGGGTATTCCACAGGACGTTCTGGCCAAGGCTGCGCTCCGGTCCAAAGCGTACACACGCGCTCTCATGCACTTTGAAGCTTACATCCTGGAAAATAAATTGAACATCCAGGACCATCTCACCTTCCTGCAG ACACTGTACGCTGCCATGCATGAACCTGACGGCGTGAGAGGAGTGAACGCCCTGAGGAGGGAGGAGCCGTCATTACGGGAACAGATACTGGAGCACGAGAGCATCGGCCTGCTCCGAGACGCCACCGCCTGCTATGACCGGGCCATACAGTTGGAGTCagaccag ATTGGTCACTATCATGGGGTGATGACGTCTATGCTCGGCCTGGGACAGCTGTCCACAGTCATCACTCAAGTTAATGGAGTGCTGGCCAACAA GCCCCAGTGGAAGTCGGAGCTTAACACGTACAGAATGGAGGCAGCCTGGAAACTTGGAAAATGGGACCTGCTGGAGGATTACTTGACTTCAG ACCATCAGTCCAGTACCTGGAGTGTGCGCCTTGGCCAGCTGCTCTTGTCGGCTAAGAAGCAGGATGCTGGGACGTTTTATGAGAAGTTGAAACTTATGAGGAAGGAGCAGGTGGTCCCTCTGTCTGCAGCCAGCTATGAGTGTGGGACCTATCAGAGGGGATACGAGTATATTGTCAG gCTCCACATGCTAAGTGAGCTGGAGCACACGTTCACTGAGCTGCAGAAACAGAGGGAAAACTCCACGCCCTGTCTCACTCAGCTGCCTCCCCACTGGGCTGACCGACTGGAGATGACCCAGAATTCCTTTAGGGCCAAAGAGCCAATCCTTGCTCTCCGTCGTGCTCTGCTCAGTCTGGGATCACG GTCTGCGTGTCAGGAGCTGGTCGGCGAGTGCTGGCTACAAAGTACCCGAGTGGCCAGAAAGGCAGGACACCACCAGACTGCCTTCAACGCTCTCCTGAACGCAGAGAACACACATCTGGCTGAGCTGGTGACCGAGAAGGCCAAGTGGCTTTGGTCtaag GGTGATGCACATCAGGCCCTGATCGTCCTGCAAAAAGGTGTGGCTCAGTGTTTCCCTGATGATGAGTCCCTCACAGACCCACGCAGCCTGCAGACCAAGGGCAAGGCCATGCTGCTGGTGGGACGCTTCATGGAGGAGACGGCCAATTTTGAGTCCAACGCCATCATGAAAGTGTACAAG gatgtgACAACCCTTCTGCCTGAGTGGGAGGATGGAAACTTCTACTTGGCCAAATACTATGACAAAGTGATGCCAATGGTGACTGACAACAAGATGGAGAAACAGGGAAACCTGATCCGATACATCGTCATGTACTTTGGAAA AGCCTTGCATTATGGAAACCAGTACATCTACCAGGCCATGCCTCGCATGCTGTCTCTCTGGTTAGACTTTGGAGCcaaagtgtgtgaatgtgagaaag CTGGGCGAATGGACAGACAGATGAGACAGGAACTGACTAAAATCAACACAGTGGTGACCGAGCACTGTTCTAACCTGGCGCCGTACCAGTTCCTGACTGCTTTCTCACAGCTCATCTCCAGAGTGTGCCACTCTAGTGACGAGGTCTTCAGTGTCCTCATGACAATCGTGGCCAAGGTCTTCCTGGCGTACCCACAACAGGCCATGTGGCTCATGACCGCTGTctcaaag tcttCCTACCCCACGCGAAAGAACCGCTGTAATCAGATTCTTAAAAAAGCCATCAGTCTCAAACAGTCTCTGGAGAAATTCATTGGAGACGCCAATAGACTGACTGACAAGCTGCTGGAACTCTGCAACAAACCG GTGGACGGTAACAGCACCACCCTCAGCATGAGCGTTCACTTCAAGCAGCTCAAACGCCTGGTGGAGGAGCCGACCTTCAGCCAGATTCTGATCCCGCTGCAGTCGGTGCTCATTCCCACACTGCCCTGTACAGGAGGGGCAAACACGCAGCACGACGCCTTCCCTGGACACTGGGCCTACTTGGATGGTTTTGATGATATt gtggagaTTTTGGCCTCCTTACAAAAGCCTAAGAAGATAAATCTGAAGGGTTCGGATGGGAGAAGCTACACAATGATGTGTAAACCCAAAGATGACCTGAGGAAGGACTGCAGGCTCATGGAGTTCAACTGCCTCATCAACAAG tgtcTCCGTAAAGATGCCGAGTCAAGGCGGAGGGAGCTGCATATTCGTACCTACGCTGTGATTCCCCTCAATGAGGAGTGCGGCATCATCGAGTGGGTCAACAACACGGCCGGACTTCGACACATTCTTACCAGGCTGTATAAAGAAAGAG gtgtcAACTTGTCAGGTAAAGAGCTTAGGAAGCTCATTCTTCCAAAGACAGCTCCCTTTGAGGAGAAGCTACGGATTCACAAGGAGGTTCTATGTGCTCGACACCTCCCTGTATTCCATGAGTGGTTTCTCCGGACCTTTCCTGATCCCACATCATG GTACAGCAGCCGCTCTGCGTACTGCCGCTCCACTGCTGTCATGTCGATGGTTGGCTACATCCTGGGTTTGGGAGATCGCCACGGAGAAAATATCCTCTTTGACTCTTTCACTGGGGAATGTGTTCACGTCGACTTCAACTGCCTCTTTAACAAG GGGGAGACATTTGATGTCCCTGAAGTGGTTCCCTTCCGTCTGACCCAAAACATGGTCCATGCTATGGGACCCATGGGCACTGAAGGCCTCTTCAGACAAGCCTGCGAGGTCACACTGAGACTGATGAGAGACCAGAGGGAGCCACTCACAAG tGTGCTGAAGACCTTCCTTcatgaccctctggtggagtgGAGCAAACAAGCCAAAGGACTTTCCAAAACTCAAGCCAGTGAGACTGGCGAGATAGTGAATGAGAAG GCTAAAACACATGTGTGCGACATCGAGCAGCGTCTGCAGGGAGTCATAAAGAGCAGGAACAAAGTGCTGGGTCTGCCTCTGTCTATAGAAGGACATGTCCACTACCTCATACAGGAAGCTACAGATGACAAACTGCTGTGTCAGATGTATCTGGGCTGGGGGCCTTACTTATAA